CTGCGGGACACTGGGAGGACTGCAGCATCTCTAGCAGGGGAATTTTTATCTGGGTTCTGTCAAACCCAAGCAGAGAGGGGCAGGTCTGAGACTTGGGGAAGGCGGACCCAGCCCTGACCGTCTCCGTGGTGTCCCGTGCTCTCTGTAGGGGGAGGCATGGGGGGCACCATCAGTGCCGTGGCCTCGCTGGTGGACCTGGCGGCGTCCAGCGATGTGACGGACAGCGCCCTGGCCTTCTTCCTGACTGCAGACGTCTTCCTCAGCCTCTGCATCGGCCTCTACCTGCTGCTGCCCCGGCTGGAGTACGCCAGGTGAGGCCCCACCCCGTGCACTCTAGTGCATTCTTCTTTTGTGTACAGCTATCCTTTATATTGTCTACTTGGGTTCTTCTGTCGTCTAACTAGGTGGCAGGTGTGTTTccttgtttactgtctgtcttgCTGCTGGAGTGTGAGCCCCGGAGGGCAGGAATGGGGTgaattttgttcactgctgcatcccaGTGCCTCACGCTGTGCTGGCTCATGGTAGTTGCTCAATAGATTGGCCAGGCGCTGGACGTGAGAAGTCAGCATTGTGCCACACGCCCAAGCACCCCCTGTCTGCAAGTTTTCGGATGGGGAGGGCAGGCGGGGGAAGTGAGGCCTGAGGAGTAATAGCGAATAACAGCTCCACGCACTGAGCACCCCAACTGCTCCTGCCCTGTGCTCAGCCTCGCCTGATGGGCGGTCTTGGTCCATGCTCACCCACATGTTCCTCAGAGGGCGCAGCACTGTCATGTGTCGTGATGGTTCCCATTCACACACGAGGAAACCCAGCTCAGGAGGCTGAGTTCCTTGTGCGAGCCCCACAGCCTGTCGGCAGCAGAATCAGGATTCGAACCCGACCCCAAACCTGTGTTTTAACCCGTCTCCCGGGGCCTCTCTCCGCCCTGCGGGGCCTCCTTTCCTGCCTTggtctctctcttgctttctctgtctcctgcctccattttctttcttgcttcctgctgctctttaaaaaacaacCCTTGACTTcttctcccactttattcttttcaaagcattttcatatCCGTTATCTTATttgaggaaggaaagacagagtcCTTTTGCCCATCTTACGGGTGAAGAAACGGAGACAGCCAAGGCCGGGGGTCGCTGGGGGTGGGGTTCTGGCTCTGCCCTTTCCTGCAGGAGCCTGTTTTGTGTGGTGGCGCCAAGCTGAGCAGTTTGGGTGTACATTGTTTCATTTGTTATACTTGACAGCCTTGTGCGGTTATTCCTGTGTTTCCTGTTTCACAGCAGGGGAGACTGAGGAGTTAACTGACATGCCCAGGTGGCtcacctgtgaatcctgggcaggGCTTTGAACCGGAGCTGCAGTCTTTCTACTGCGTCATCCTGCGTCCCTGGCCTGTGACCTCCAGggtctttcctcttcctccattcCTCCTGTCCCTGGGAGAGGCACCTCATTAATCCCCAGAGACCCCTGCCTTCACCAGAACCCCAGTTCCGCCAGGCAGGCTGCTCTCCCCAGTTGGAAGACTGTCGTGGCTGTAGCTGGCCTCAGTGGCCCCAGGCACTGTGTCCCCCAGTATCCCAGATGGCTACGGACCCATGAGCCTGGGCAGCCCCTCCTCGTCCCTTCAGGGCCGTCGTCAGAAATTGCCCAGTGTGCTCTGAGACAGTGTCCCTGTGATTCCTGGCTCACTGTCCCCTGGCACCCACACGCTGCCTGGCACCTTGTTGCTGCTGATTACATTCTTCCGAGTCGCGGACTGAACGGAAGGCAGGGGCCCCGCCACTGCTCCTGCGTCCCCCGAGTCCTGTTTCAGAGGGCCTCCCGGGGGTGTTTCTTGTGGGGTACCTGGGACTGAAGGGGGTCCCAGGGCCAGGGCCCTTCAGTGGGGACACCAGGACAGTTGCAGCCGGCCACCCTAGTTTCCAGTCTGCCTGGAGGAGGCCCAAACCCTTTCGAGCTGAGCACGTGAGATGGAGAACTCCCGACTCTGCCGTTTCTCGACTGACTTCTGGGTTTACAGAAACTCATCTGAGAATGGAGTTTTAGGGCATCTGTGCTCCAGGGGCTGCTCAGGTGGAATCATCCTTAAAAGGGAGCCTGCAGGTGCTGCCCCGGGAGGGCCGGGGTGCCCCCTCCCACGCAGGAGGAACTGAGCCGCAGGCCGAGCTGGGGCTCTGACGGAGGCGGGGAGATGAGGCCGGCAGATGTGGAGGAACTTATGAGGGAGAGCTTCACCCAGAGGAACTCAGTGGGGTTTCCTCAGAGCAGACTTAAGGCAAGGAGCAGACGGGGAAGTGAGAACATTCCTTTCCCTAAATAGTGACTATGAAACAAGACAGGGTTCCAGGCCGAAGCGCCCTGCTCAGCACAACGTGGAAAACGATTCTCCCACCGACTCGCTCGTTATCTGTAGGCTCTTAGGATGGGAGGACGCAGGGATCTGAAAAGCTCACGGCTGCAGGACTCCTCCATTTTgcagagcaggaaactgaggtccagggaAGGGGGCGCctggcctaaggtcacacaggaggCAGAAGTAGAAGTAAAACCAGACCCGGCGATCACCAAGCTCCTGTTCTCCCACCCCCGCACCAAGCCTGCTGTTTGAGGCGTGTTAACACAGTCAACCTGTGTCTCCTGGTTCTTAGACgcccaaggcccagagaggttgagtgactccagcaaggtcacacagcaaggcagAGTGACCCAAGCCTTTTCTTCTCTGGTTGGGCTAGCAGACGTTGAAAAGACTGATAATTCAGTGATGAGGATATGGGGGAGAAGACTCTATTATAGGCTTGTCAATTCTTCCAGTAATTATGTTTTGAAGGGCTATTCTGTGCCCAGAGATTTAGCTAGAAACAGCCAAACATGGTCCTTGCCCCAGGGAGCTGCCTTCTATTGAAGGAGACAAATGAGAAACCCGTAAACAAATGCAATGGTTATAAAttgtggtcatttttttttttaaagaaactggtGCTCACATAGAGATTAAAAGGACAGGTTAGGTTAGGGTAGGTGGGTGGTACAGACCAAATATAAATTGACCCTACATATTTGGTGAGCAGTTTATCAATATccgtaaaaaatttaaaagtacaaacTTTTCGATTCAACAGTTCCTCTTCTAGAAGTCGGCACTACTGAAATTCTAGTGTACGTGTGCAAGGGTTTATGAAGAGGGGTATTAGTTGCACCATTATTTGTAGTGGAGAAAAATTGGAGCTAACCTAAATTCCGTGAGTAGAGGAGCAGTTAAACTGTGTATCCATACGGTGAAATAATGTGCAACAATGCAGCAGAGAGACACAGAACCTTGTGTCCCCATGTGAAAGGATGGCCACAAGATATTGTCGTTTAGGCAGTTATGTGTATGCATTTATGTATACTAGTTATGCATGTATTTAGGCAGATACGTagtttattcatatatatattacttatatatttagGAAGTAGATCTTTGTAGAAAGTTTCACAGTATGTATAGTTTGATCCCACTTTTGCGTAGAACCCTAACTATGTTTGTGTGGGGTGGGCATTTGCACGCGCGTGCAACAGTGTACACCAGACGTTTAACCATCAGTGCCTCTAAGGAGTGAGAGCCGAGGGAGGGCACTCGTTCTACTGTAGCGTTTCTCTTCTGTGTTATTCGGGTTCATTGCATCAAGCATGtgttgcttttataatttttgtttttaaagattggccctgagctaacatctgttgccaatctttttttccttcttcttctccccaaagccctccagtacgtagttgtatattctagttgtgagtgcccctctggttgtgctatgtgggacgccgcctcagcgtggcctgacaggtggcgccatgtctgcccaggatccgaaccagcgaaaccctgggcctctgaagcggaacacgcgaacttaacgactcggccacggggctggcccctacttttataattttaaaaatttatatttttaatactattttgtcttcaccctcccccccacaaacaaaacaaaaacaagcaagcCAAGCTAGGCTCCCCATGGTGGTCAGTGCTGGTTTCCCTTGTCCCTGCGCATGACATGGCCACCACCACAGAGCAATGGACTGGAGTCCAGCCTTTCAGGCAGCCAGGACAGGCAGGCTGGGGACAGTGCAGGGCTCTCTCTGGCCGCCTGCAGCACATACGTCCTCTGAGGGCGTGCTGGGGCCGCACGCTACATGAGGCTTAGGCTTTACATGCTGGGCCTAAAGGTCCGCCCGCCTTGTCCCTGGAAATGCCAAGTGACCTTGCTTTCCAGGCCCTCTGACTACGTGCCCTCTCCCCTGCAGGTACTACATGAAGCCTGTTTGGCCGGCCCACGTCTTTTCTGATGAAGAGCAGCCACCCCAGGACTGCCCCAATGCCCCTTTGGTGGCCCCCAGATCCAGTGACTCCCCAACGCCACCACTCCGCCCCATCCTGAAGAAGACAGCCAGCCTGGGCTTCTGCGTCATCTATCTCTTCTTCATCACCAGCCTCGTCTTCCCTGCCATCTCCGCCAACATCGAGTCCCTCAACAAGGGCTCCGGCTCGCTCTGGACCACCAAGTTCTTCGTGCCCCTCACCACCTTCCTCCTGTACAACTTTGCTGATCTGTGTGGCCGGCAGATCACAGCCTGGATCCAGGTGCCCGGGCCCAGAAGTCAGGTGCTCCCCGGGCTTGCGCTCCTCCGGACCTGCCTCGTCCCCCTCCTCGTGCTCTGCAACTACCAGCCCCGCGTCCACCTGCAGACGGTGGTCTTCCAGTCCGACATCTACCCGGTGGTCTTCACCTCCCTGCTGGGGCTCAGCAACGGCTACCTCAGCACCCTGCCTCTCATCTACGGGCCCAAGATCGTGCCCAGGGAGCTGGCTGAGGCCACGGGGGTGGTCATGTCCTTTTACCTGTACTTGGGCTTGGTGCTTGGCTCGGCCTTCTCCACCCTGCTCGTGCACCTCATCTAGGGGGCCGATGGCAAGAACGTCGAAGCCTGCAGGATGCTCAGTGAGATGGGGAGGACCTCCCGGGAGGGTTCAGGCGGCATGCAGGAAGGGCTGGAGGTGGGCTCAGCGCAGAGAGCACCGCACACTCAGGCCCCATCTTTCCCAAGGAGCTGGTGACCTGTGCTGTCCCCGTGCCAGACAGAGACATTCCAGACTCTTTAACAGAATGCTCCTGAGATGTTTGAAGAAGACCAAAAGACATCTTAAGACACAGTTAGACAGTTACGCGGTGGGCTATCGCTTTCCTGGCTGGTGGTTACGTGCTGCCTTTCCTTCCAGCTTCTTGGGAACTGTGTTGCCAGCATTCACCTGAGTTGTTACAGGCCAGTGCCACAGCCCACTGCCGGCGGCCTCCCTTCTCACAGCCTTGCTCCTTCCAGCTTACAGCAAGGTGTGAGAATTCTCAGCCCTCCCTGCCAGAGGGGGTCCCCCTGGAATGGAAGTCCTCCTGGGATGGCCAGTCCTCAGGCCTGAGACCCAAGCCTGCACAGATCCCTGCTTTCTGTGGGTGAGAGAGCACCCACCAACCAGACTGGGAACCCCAGAAAGACAAACTTTCCAGGAACCTTCATTCCAGAGGGCCTCCCTGTACCAGGGACCAAGCATGTGAGGCCTGCGTTTTCAGACAGGGGTCATTAAAGTGGTCTGTGGCCTGAGTCAAGGTGGGGTCTTTTAAGTCCTTGTTTACAACGTGTCAAGGCCATTGATTCAAGGGCATAACAAATACCTGGGTATTTAATGAAAGCCTTACTGGGGCCTTATTCCTCAAGGTCCTGGCAGGAACCAGCATACTCAAATTGGGTAATTTGAGGCTATGTGAAGAGTGGATGTAGGAACCCTAAGGGGTCGTGCATCGTATCCCAGAACTAGTAATGTGACACCATTCCACCTCAAGCCTGAAGGGCGAGGGGAGGGCCTGCCGGCCTGCTGTGTCCCGCTCCGACCTCCTCCCAGTCCCGGTGGACCGAACCGCGGCCCAGGAGCAGGTGGAGAGGATGGAGAGCGGGGCAGGGCAGGAGATGTCCAGAGTGGGGCCAGCAGCCCCTTCACTGTCCTGGCTCATTTGTCACTAACCCCAGCAGAGCTCTGAAGCTT
This is a stretch of genomic DNA from Equus caballus isolate H_3958 breed thoroughbred chromosome 1, TB-T2T, whole genome shotgun sequence. It encodes these proteins:
- the SLC29A3 gene encoding equilibrative nucleoside transporter 3 isoform X1 gives rise to the protein MTFITVQTPPTEPRAALSELTRKRCWRSCWTTRHPACRGPRTASVVPTSSSSAWALAACCHGISLSLPRSTGYSNSTTAPSRPRGRNLRTRTSWNLKTGEKHHREGPVSALGWACILVTSAASSLLCLQNYFESYLAVASTVPSVLCLMANFLLVNRVPIHVRVLASLVVMLAIFVVMTVLVKVDTSSWTHGFFAVIIICMVILSGASTIFNSSVLGMTGSFPMRNSQALISGGGMGGTISAVASLVDLAASSDVTDSALAFFLTADVFLSLCIGLYLLLPRLEYARYYMKPVWPAHVFSDEEQPPQDCPNAPLVAPRSSDSPTPPLRPILKKTASLGFCVIYLFFITSLVFPAISANIESLNKGSGSLWTTKFFVPLTTFLLYNFADLCGRQITAWIQVPGPRSQVLPGLALLRTCLVPLLVLCNYQPRVHLQTVVFQSDIYPVVFTSLLGLSNGYLSTLPLIYGPKIVPRELAEATGVVMSFYLYLGLVLGSAFSTLLVHLI
- the SLC29A3 gene encoding equilibrative nucleoside transporter 3 isoform X2, yielding MAVSSEDDFHYSSNSTYRTASSSLRADQEALLEKLLDHPSPGLQRPKDRFSGTYIIFFSLGIGGLLPWNFFVTAKEYWIFKLHNCSIPATREKPEDSDILNYFESYLAVASTVPSVLCLMANFLLVNRVPIHVRVLASLVVMLAIFVVMTVLVKVDTSSWTHGFFAVIIICMVILSGASTIFNSSVLGMTGSFPMRNSQALISGGGMGGTISAVASLVDLAASSDVTDSALAFFLTADVFLSLCIGLYLLLPRLEYARYYMKPVWPAHVFSDEEQPPQDCPNAPLVAPRSSDSPTPPLRPILKKTASLGFCVIYLFFITSLVFPAISANIESLNKGSGSLWTTKFFVPLTTFLLYNFADLCGRQITAWIQVPGPRSQVLPGLALLRTCLVPLLVLCNYQPRVHLQTVVFQSDIYPVVFTSLLGLSNGYLSTLPLIYGPKIVPRELAEATGVVMSFYLYLGLVLGSAFSTLLVHLI